The following are from one region of the Actinoplanes sp. L3-i22 genome:
- a CDS encoding S8 family serine peptidase, producing MRPFLNLRRLGTSLAALLVTMAGSPLPAHADPLGDGAAPTTPNLSGRYVVRLAEAPLASYAGGVSGLKATRAPQGAKLSRTTADAGAYRDHLGQRRAAVAKAARVSVGRAFDTTFNGFTATLTAGQAATLRKTPGVAAVVEDRLVHAQISTTADELGLTGRAGVWQQSFGGDKHAGEGTVIGVIDSGYWPESPSFAPLSEPRPDARTIAAKFKGTCDFGTAEPARCNNKVIGARWYDNDGLSTLNPAEFKSPRDSNGHGTHTASTAAGLSGVHATVSGMDMGTITGMAPGARLSIYKALWSDGAGGAVGSMTDIIAAIEDAVADGVDVINYSVGDDSEAWTPIDEAFFNAAAAGVFVAAAAGNAGPGAGSVDNTLPWVTTVAATEQDHRWLRTIKLGNGKTYTGVGIGAAGVSAGLLDSRSASTIDGDDYWASMCLAGTLDPAKVKGKVVLCARGESARVAKSQVVADAGGVGMILYQPEWDPNALMADLHAVPTAHVDVPTGAALLSYAATATPTIKISAGVYTRVEAPAVAGFSSSGPSSLSGGDLIKPDVAAPGSDVVAAVSPAEHDGNFAMMSGTSMATPHIAGIAALVKAKHPSWDPTAIRSALMTGSRDKTDKGNPLWYVDQQATPLNYGSGEVVPAAALDAGLVYESTPQQWAGFLCGAYEIREDNNDWGYYPDCTGIDATPPAALNYPSVAFGKMVGTRSIQRTVTNVGTRTSTYVAKIDAPKGYSVKVSPAKFTVKPGRSVTYTLTVTHAGGAFGVPVSGNLTWVDAQGHRVRSPILVNNTQLVAPEKLTGTGTSGSLGVALQPGWQGKLEIDRAGLTAGTTTGFTLTGMIGNAWDDTYETIPNPAPPAMTVAKIHVPAGSLGPNVRVDAQYTRCFFDDDDEGACGDFYAKIFNAKGEFVDAQFMHLPHTATLNLPDGAGDYTLVVEQTDLWNLPAGQNSQQLSYTVITPGAPGVNTGTFTAGPARSTIKAGSISTITVRWSGLEAGKQYHGVLAVSDGHTVVRRIPVTVTG from the coding sequence GTGCGACCGTTTCTGAACCTCCGGCGACTCGGCACGAGCCTGGCCGCCCTACTCGTCACGATGGCCGGGTCCCCGCTGCCGGCCCACGCCGATCCGCTCGGTGACGGGGCCGCCCCGACCACGCCGAACCTGTCCGGACGGTACGTGGTCCGGCTCGCCGAGGCGCCGCTGGCGTCGTACGCAGGTGGGGTCTCGGGTTTGAAAGCCACCCGCGCGCCGCAGGGCGCGAAGCTCAGCCGGACCACCGCGGACGCCGGCGCCTACCGGGATCACCTCGGGCAGCGGCGCGCCGCCGTCGCCAAGGCGGCCCGGGTCAGCGTCGGGCGCGCCTTCGACACCACCTTCAACGGTTTCACCGCGACCCTCACCGCCGGTCAGGCCGCGACGCTGCGCAAGACCCCCGGCGTGGCCGCGGTGGTCGAGGACAGGCTGGTCCACGCGCAGATCTCGACGACCGCCGACGAGCTCGGCCTGACCGGGCGCGCCGGCGTCTGGCAGCAGTCCTTCGGCGGCGACAAGCACGCCGGCGAGGGCACCGTGATCGGCGTGATCGACAGTGGTTACTGGCCGGAGAGCCCGAGCTTCGCGCCGCTGTCCGAGCCCCGGCCGGACGCCCGGACGATCGCCGCGAAATTCAAGGGCACCTGCGATTTCGGTACGGCGGAGCCGGCCCGCTGCAACAACAAGGTGATCGGCGCCCGCTGGTACGACAACGACGGCCTCTCCACGCTGAACCCGGCCGAGTTCAAGTCCCCGCGTGACAGCAACGGTCACGGCACCCACACCGCCAGCACCGCGGCCGGCCTCAGCGGCGTGCACGCGACCGTGTCCGGGATGGACATGGGCACGATCACCGGGATGGCCCCGGGCGCGCGGCTCTCGATCTACAAGGCGCTCTGGTCCGACGGCGCGGGCGGGGCGGTCGGCAGCATGACCGACATCATCGCCGCGATCGAGGACGCGGTCGCCGACGGCGTCGACGTGATCAACTACTCGGTCGGTGACGACAGCGAGGCGTGGACCCCGATCGACGAGGCGTTCTTCAACGCCGCCGCGGCCGGGGTGTTCGTGGCCGCCGCCGCGGGCAACGCCGGTCCGGGCGCCGGCTCGGTCGACAACACGCTGCCGTGGGTGACCACGGTGGCCGCCACCGAGCAGGACCACCGCTGGCTGCGCACGATCAAGCTGGGCAACGGCAAGACGTACACCGGGGTCGGCATCGGCGCCGCCGGCGTCTCGGCCGGGCTGCTGGACAGCCGGTCCGCGTCCACGATCGACGGCGACGACTACTGGGCGAGCATGTGCCTGGCCGGCACGCTCGACCCGGCCAAGGTCAAGGGCAAGGTGGTGCTCTGCGCCCGGGGCGAGTCGGCCCGGGTCGCGAAGAGCCAGGTGGTCGCGGACGCCGGCGGCGTCGGCATGATCCTCTACCAGCCGGAGTGGGACCCGAACGCGCTGATGGCCGACCTGCACGCGGTACCGACCGCGCACGTCGACGTGCCGACCGGCGCCGCGCTGCTCAGCTACGCGGCCACCGCCACGCCGACCATCAAGATCTCGGCCGGCGTCTACACCCGGGTCGAGGCCCCCGCGGTCGCCGGCTTCTCGTCGTCCGGTCCGTCCTCGCTCAGCGGCGGCGACCTGATCAAGCCGGATGTCGCCGCGCCCGGCTCGGACGTGGTCGCCGCGGTCTCGCCGGCCGAGCACGACGGCAATTTCGCGATGATGTCCGGCACCTCGATGGCGACCCCGCACATCGCCGGGATCGCGGCGCTGGTCAAGGCCAAGCACCCGAGCTGGGACCCGACCGCGATCCGTTCGGCGCTGATGACCGGATCCAGGGACAAGACCGATAAGGGCAACCCGCTTTGGTACGTCGATCAGCAGGCGACCCCGCTCAACTACGGCTCCGGTGAGGTCGTGCCGGCCGCCGCGCTCGACGCCGGGCTGGTCTACGAGTCGACCCCGCAGCAGTGGGCCGGCTTCCTGTGCGGCGCGTACGAGATCCGCGAGGACAACAACGACTGGGGCTACTACCCGGACTGCACCGGGATCGACGCGACGCCGCCGGCCGCGCTCAACTATCCGTCGGTCGCGTTCGGCAAGATGGTCGGCACCCGCTCGATCCAGCGGACCGTCACCAACGTCGGCACCCGGACCAGCACGTACGTCGCCAAGATCGACGCCCCGAAGGGCTACTCGGTCAAGGTCAGCCCGGCGAAGTTCACCGTCAAGCCGGGCCGGTCGGTCACCTACACGCTCACCGTCACGCACGCCGGCGGCGCGTTCGGGGTGCCGGTCAGCGGCAACCTGACCTGGGTGGACGCTCAGGGCCACCGGGTGCGCAGCCCGATCCTGGTGAACAACACCCAGCTGGTCGCGCCGGAGAAGCTCACCGGCACCGGCACGAGCGGCAGCCTCGGCGTCGCGCTGCAGCCCGGCTGGCAGGGCAAGCTGGAGATCGACCGGGCCGGCCTGACCGCCGGGACCACCACCGGATTCACCCTGACCGGCATGATCGGCAACGCCTGGGACGACACCTACGAGACCATCCCGAACCCGGCGCCGCCGGCGATGACGGTCGCCAAGATCCACGTCCCGGCCGGCAGCCTCGGCCCGAACGTCCGGGTCGACGCGCAGTACACCCGCTGCTTCTTCGACGACGACGACGAGGGCGCCTGCGGCGACTTCTACGCCAAGATCTTCAACGCCAAGGGCGAGTTCGTCGACGCGCAGTTCATGCACCTGCCGCACACCGCGACGCTCAACCTGCCGGACGGCGCCGGCGACTACACCCTGGTCGTCGAGCAGACCGACCTGTGGAACCTGCCGGCCGGCCAGAACAGCCAGCAGCTGAGCTACACGGTGATCACCCCGGGCGCGCCCGGCGTCAACACCGGCACGTTCACCGCCGGCCCGGCCCGCAGCACCATCAAGGCCGGCTCCATCAGCACGATCACGGTCCGCTGGTCCGGCCTGGAGGCCGGCAAGCAGTACCACGGCGTCCTCGCCGTCAGCGACGGCCACACGGTCGTCCGCCGCATCCCGGTCACCGTTACCGGCTGA
- a CDS encoding trypsin-like serine protease: MVRRIKPWARALALLAVIAGALSAAVPAHAIAGGDRVPQGRYPFAVKLTMTDIPDGSNTRDSSCTGSLITPQWVITAGHCFKDDAGRHVSRPVAKRTTATVGRTDLRTKRGRVSTVVAVRQAPGADVSLARIDPPITDIAPIHLRTAAPKVGMLVLLAGFGDTGRDKPTATVLQSGTFEVVSRTSGLLGVSGRKPSATTSACRHDSGGPYFTVDGSGHPELVAVVSKGPSCPHTGADTASRIDAVSAWIAKTVGKSQLNRPYATAPARPPATSPTSRSSATPGAAAALPAAGFPSPWRAVVPIVAGLLTVAAVAALRQSARRRHRAGRRVRSHRV, from the coding sequence ATGGTCCGCCGAATCAAGCCGTGGGCGCGCGCCCTGGCCCTGCTGGCCGTCATCGCGGGAGCGCTCAGCGCCGCTGTCCCGGCGCACGCCATCGCCGGGGGTGACCGGGTGCCGCAGGGGCGGTATCCGTTCGCGGTGAAGCTCACCATGACCGACATTCCGGACGGCAGCAACACCCGGGACAGCTCCTGCACCGGCAGCCTGATCACTCCACAGTGGGTGATCACCGCCGGGCACTGTTTCAAGGACGACGCGGGCCGGCACGTCAGCCGCCCGGTGGCGAAGCGGACCACGGCCACCGTCGGGCGCACCGACCTGCGGACCAAACGGGGCCGGGTGTCCACCGTCGTCGCGGTCCGGCAGGCGCCGGGGGCCGACGTGTCGCTGGCCCGGATCGATCCGCCGATCACCGACATCGCGCCGATCCATCTGCGGACGGCCGCGCCGAAGGTCGGCATGCTGGTGCTGCTGGCCGGCTTCGGCGACACCGGGCGGGACAAGCCGACCGCGACGGTGCTGCAGTCCGGCACGTTCGAGGTGGTGTCGCGCACGTCCGGGCTGCTCGGCGTGAGCGGCCGCAAGCCGAGCGCGACGACCAGCGCGTGCCGGCACGACTCCGGCGGCCCCTACTTCACGGTCGACGGCAGCGGGCATCCGGAGCTGGTCGCGGTGGTCAGCAAGGGGCCGTCGTGCCCGCACACCGGGGCGGACACCGCGTCCCGGATCGACGCGGTGTCCGCGTGGATCGCCAAGACGGTCGGCAAGTCGCAGCTGAACCGGCCGTATGCGACCGCCCCGGCGCGCCCGCCTGCGACCTCGCCCACGTCCCGCTCGTCCGCCACTCCCGGGGCGGCCGCGGCGCTGCCGGCCGCCGGGTTCCCGTCGCCGTGGCGGGCCGTGGTGCCGATCGTCGCGGGGCTGCTCACGGTCGCCGCCGTCGCCGCCCTGCGGCAGAGCGCCCGGCGCCGCCACCGGGCCGGCCGCAGGGTCCGCTCGCACCGGGTCTGA
- a CDS encoding glyoxalase, translating to MTTINSISVGASDPAAAAAFYQAAFDLGDIVRVHRSEAPTTGFRGFAVSLVVAQPADVDMFAEAALGAGATALKPVTKSFWGYGGVVQAPDGTIWKLATSSKKNTAPATRRVEAVVLLLGVENVKATKQFYLEHGMTVAKSFGSKYVEFTAGDSPMKLALYTRRAAAKDVGTAAEGTGSHRISINGDNGSFTDPDGFVWGETTAHAA from the coding sequence ATGACAACGATCAACTCCATCAGCGTCGGAGCGTCCGACCCTGCCGCCGCCGCAGCGTTCTACCAGGCCGCGTTCGACTTGGGCGACATCGTCCGGGTGCATCGGTCGGAGGCACCGACCACTGGCTTCCGCGGATTCGCGGTCTCACTCGTTGTCGCGCAGCCCGCCGACGTCGATATGTTCGCCGAGGCCGCTCTGGGCGCCGGCGCTACCGCGCTCAAGCCGGTGACCAAGAGCTTCTGGGGCTACGGTGGCGTCGTCCAAGCACCGGACGGCACGATCTGGAAGCTGGCGACCTCGTCGAAGAAAAACACCGCTCCGGCCACCCGGCGGGTCGAGGCTGTGGTTCTGCTCCTCGGCGTCGAGAACGTCAAGGCGACCAAGCAGTTCTACCTCGAGCACGGAATGACCGTGGCGAAGAGCTTCGGCAGTAAGTACGTCGAGTTCACCGCCGGGGACTCACCGATGAAGCTGGCGTTGTACACCCGCCGTGCCGCCGCCAAGGACGTCGGGACAGCCGCGGAGGGTACCGGCTCGCACCGAATCTCGATCAACGGCGATAACGGCTCGTTCACCGATCCTGACGGATTCGTGTGGGGGGAAACGACCGCACACGCTGCCTGA
- a CDS encoding septum formation family protein codes for MNADHGDPAPQPIETPPTAGEPPYPGAQFGQPWPDSAPREPFTPPKRRRGAWGWFKLILGVGIVLAFLGGVFYTHVIDPDRDDAGNVRGNRSIAVTDVRAGDCTSLNPFLSLVGDLDVTPCTTAHNAEVIGRHTMPKGTWPGADAVDQAAKTECSGRFQAYTGTAAGTGDVDTVFATPTESTWSRDRDIVCFAYKSGGGLTSTLRH; via the coding sequence GTGAATGCAGACCACGGGGACCCCGCACCGCAGCCGATCGAGACCCCGCCGACCGCCGGTGAGCCGCCCTACCCGGGTGCGCAGTTCGGGCAGCCCTGGCCGGACTCGGCGCCGCGGGAGCCGTTCACGCCGCCGAAGCGGCGCCGGGGTGCCTGGGGCTGGTTCAAGCTGATCCTCGGGGTGGGCATCGTGCTGGCGTTCCTCGGTGGTGTCTTCTACACCCACGTCATCGACCCGGACCGGGACGACGCCGGTAACGTCCGCGGGAACCGGTCGATCGCCGTCACCGACGTCCGGGCGGGGGACTGCACCAGCCTGAACCCGTTCCTCTCGCTGGTCGGCGACCTCGACGTGACGCCGTGCACGACCGCGCACAACGCCGAGGTGATCGGGCGCCACACCATGCCGAAGGGGACCTGGCCGGGTGCGGACGCGGTCGACCAGGCGGCGAAGACCGAGTGCTCCGGCCGGTTCCAGGCCTACACCGGTACGGCCGCCGGCACCGGCGACGTCGACACCGTCTTCGCGACGCCGACCGAGAGCACCTGGAGCCGGGACCGCGACATCGTGTGCTTCGCCTACAAGTCCGGCGGCGGCCTGACCAGCACACTGCGCCACTAG
- a CDS encoding DUF2071 domain-containing protein translates to MEERIIFTYRLPADHLERLLPVAWLTPQLVDGDAVASVCVLRLSKVTAGPVPALFGVRSVSAARRYGVLDQRSGGRPAVFVTERTTNSALGSLFTGAGFSAQHEHLSANISRDDESFLVALGNDRFNGRAVPAQRWSSSLFPTLGDFSAFLAEGIRSYGTSRHEGQLTILDLFKEDKGYEPLAARAVRGSLVQPWLDAGAVLDSVARTTNAKYRWTYHGLTRRP, encoded by the coding sequence GTGGAAGAACGCATCATCTTCACCTACCGTCTGCCCGCCGACCACCTGGAACGGCTGCTCCCGGTTGCCTGGCTGACCCCCCAGCTCGTAGACGGCGACGCGGTTGCCTCGGTGTGCGTGTTGCGGCTCAGCAAGGTCACGGCCGGTCCGGTCCCCGCCCTGTTCGGCGTCCGGAGCGTCAGTGCGGCGCGGCGCTACGGAGTTCTCGATCAGAGGTCCGGCGGCCGCCCTGCCGTCTTCGTCACCGAGCGCACGACCAACTCGGCTCTCGGCTCCCTCTTCACCGGGGCCGGGTTCTCGGCCCAGCACGAGCATCTGTCCGCGAACATCAGCAGAGACGACGAGTCGTTCCTGGTCGCCCTGGGCAACGACCGCTTCAACGGTCGAGCGGTCCCGGCTCAACGGTGGTCGTCGTCGCTGTTCCCCACGCTCGGGGACTTCTCGGCCTTCTTGGCCGAGGGGATCCGGAGCTACGGAACGTCCCGGCACGAAGGGCAGCTCACCATCCTCGACCTGTTCAAAGAGGACAAGGGCTATGAACCGCTGGCCGCTCGTGCGGTCCGTGGATCGCTGGTGCAGCCCTGGCTGGACGCCGGAGCCGTCCTGGACAGTGTCGCCCGCACCACGAACGCGAAATATCGCTGGACCTACCACGGGCTCACTCGCCGGCCCTGA